In Bdellovibrionales bacterium, the following proteins share a genomic window:
- the gatA gene encoding Asp-tRNA(Asn)/Glu-tRNA(Gln) amidotransferase subunit GatA, with amino-acid sequence MDLFENDATGIAALVRSKSVSAVEVATTYLARAERLNGLLGAFILLNQEVINQARKIDDKISKGIDVGPLAGVPVAVKDLLCTKDIRTTAASKILENFVPPYSATVVERLEAKGAVLLGKTNLDEFAMGSSNETSAFGVCRNPWNREYVPGGSSGGSAVAVASRMCPLAIGTDTGGSIRQPASYCGVVGLKPTYGRVSRYGIIAYASSLDQAGPMTLTVRDAALALEVIGGPDLRDSTCSQIEVPRFSENISPKMRGLKIGIPRQFFQSGLNGEIERVVRNAEDLLKEAGAELMEVDLPLTDVAVATYYLLATSEASSNLSRYDGVRYGLRADFTKSPAKTLEEFYARTRSEGFGEEVKRRIILGTYALSSGYYDAYFKKAGQVRRLIRDEFLNVFEQCDVIMGPVTAILPFKIGEKVSDPLAMYLNDVYTTSANLAGIPGLSVPAGMTEQGFPVGIQLLAPHFEEQRLFNVATAIEAAAGMKGRLPDVIR; translated from the coding sequence ATGGATTTATTTGAGAATGACGCAACTGGGATAGCTGCTCTTGTGAGATCCAAGAGCGTGAGTGCAGTTGAAGTTGCTACGACCTATCTCGCTCGAGCCGAAAGGCTGAATGGTCTGCTCGGAGCCTTTATTCTGTTAAATCAGGAAGTCATAAACCAAGCCCGAAAAATAGATGACAAGATAAGCAAAGGAATAGACGTTGGACCTCTGGCTGGAGTTCCCGTTGCCGTTAAGGACTTGTTGTGTACAAAAGATATTCGAACCACGGCGGCATCAAAGATCCTTGAGAACTTTGTTCCTCCTTACTCTGCCACAGTTGTCGAGCGCCTGGAAGCCAAGGGTGCGGTCTTGTTAGGTAAGACGAATCTGGATGAATTTGCAATGGGCTCAAGCAACGAAACCTCTGCCTTTGGGGTTTGCCGAAATCCTTGGAACAGAGAATATGTTCCCGGTGGTTCAAGCGGCGGCTCCGCTGTTGCGGTGGCCTCTCGCATGTGCCCTCTCGCAATAGGGACCGATACGGGAGGGTCCATTCGTCAGCCGGCTAGTTACTGCGGAGTTGTGGGGCTCAAGCCAACCTATGGCCGAGTGAGTCGCTATGGCATCATTGCCTATGCTTCGAGCTTGGATCAAGCGGGCCCAATGACGCTCACTGTTCGGGATGCCGCCCTTGCTTTGGAAGTGATTGGAGGACCGGATTTAAGGGATTCAACTTGTTCCCAAATTGAGGTGCCACGCTTTAGTGAAAACATATCCCCCAAAATGAGGGGCCTTAAAATAGGAATTCCACGCCAATTTTTCCAATCAGGATTAAATGGAGAAATCGAGCGCGTTGTTAGAAATGCAGAGGATCTCTTGAAAGAGGCCGGTGCAGAATTGATGGAAGTCGATTTGCCACTGACGGATGTGGCCGTTGCGACCTATTACCTTCTTGCTACGAGCGAAGCATCAAGCAATCTTTCTCGGTACGATGGAGTGAGATACGGCCTTCGAGCCGATTTTACAAAATCTCCAGCGAAAACCCTTGAAGAGTTTTACGCTAGGACGAGGAGCGAAGGATTTGGCGAAGAGGTCAAAAGAAGAATTATTCTTGGAACCTATGCTCTCTCGAGTGGATATTACGATGCCTACTTTAAGAAGGCGGGACAGGTGCGACGTCTGATACGTGATGAGTTTTTAAATGTCTTTGAGCAATGTGACGTCATTATGGGTCCAGTTACTGCTATTCTCCCCTTTAAGATTGGTGAAAAGGTGAGCGACCCTTTGGCCATGTATCTCAATGACGTTTACACAACTTCTGCAAACTTGGCCGGAATTCCCGGGCTGAGCGTTCCTGCCGGAATGACGGAACAAGGTTTTCCGGTTGGTATTCAACTTCTCGCTCCTCACTTTGAGGAACAGCGCCTTTTTAACGTGGCCACTGCAATAGAAGCAGCCGCCGGAATGAAGGGGAGACTTCCTGATGTCATCAGGTGA